The stretch of DNA CTCGACCGGCACGCTGTATAACTGGCGCCGGAAGGCCCGGGCCCAGGGCCGGCTGTTGCCGGACAACAGTCCGGAGCCCGAGGGCTGGAGCTCCCGGGACAAGTTCAATGCGGTGCTGGAGACCTCGGCCCTGTCCGAGACGGAGGTGGCC from Thiohalospira halophila DSM 15071 encodes:
- a CDS encoding transposase, encoding MKYSDEHKEAVVKKLQPPYNRTVAQLAEEEGISTGTLYNWRRKARAQGRLLPDNSPEPEGWSSRDKFNAVLETSALSETEVA